atcctcctgtatcaggatgctaattctacagtgcccaccgctgcagcctgACCAGAGTctcatctgctgaagacagtaggcactcctcctggccatagcccgaatgacaatgtccaggggggcgaggttaagacaacagtccagaacCGCACcgggcgcactaggaaaagccccagtgatagcaaggcaggccatcctttggatacaatcttggcctccgtttttggccaccagacgacagctccatacattagtgcaggtctgaccacggaaacataaagccagtacaaacAAGAgtctcggcttcagtccccagggcccacctatcacaagtctgcattgcattagagaccattttcccctggcaatgaccctttctagatgagatccccagtttagaaccctatataggatcacgcccaggtacttgacctcagacttcagctcaatggaagagcctctgaatagaaagggaccaatgccctccatctgttgcctcctggtaaaggcaaccacagcagccttggtgggtTTGACAGTGAGGCCAACCTCATCGcaccaatttcccaccatgttcagagcagaattggtcagttccgtgattgttgtgttgaacttgccactcacaagaatcacaatatcatctgcgtacccctgTGCAAAACACCGCtactattcaaagaatttagcaggtcgtccacaaccaggttccacagaagaggagagaggacgccaccctgcggacagcccctcgtagtcttcgcactaacacttgctcccatgagggttgtgACAAccaccctgtccgtgagcaaggcccttatccagtcacacacctgaccatcaacaccacgttttgagaccgcattgataattgCCTGAGTGGCTGTGTTGTCAAAGGCTCCTTCAATGTCTAGAAAGACACCTATtgctacctcttttgccgccagcgtcttctcaatcctgcataccaattgatgcagggccgagtcgcattaccttcctggagtgtaggcatgctggttaggatgtaGAAGCCGCTCCGAAAGAGCTCcttcccaaacaaacctggcaaccattttctccatggttttaaGAAGAAaagaggacaggcatatcggcctgaaagactttgGCCGATCCATGCcagccctcccctgcttcggtatgaacactactctggacactctccaggatagtggAATGTACCTGAGGGCCACGGAGGTTCtaaacagtctgcacagctggggaaggagaatatccagcccccgctgcaagcaaaccggtctcaccccgtcacCCCCAGGAGCTTTGTAAGGACTGAAAGAGTTTATCGCCCACTCGATCCTTCTGAAGGTCACAATatggtgcgccagactccactgcaaaTGAGTGGCACGccccgcatgtctcccctcactgtCGGGTTGTTGatcaccctcatgaacaatacagtccggaaagtgtgttcccatcttaacttttagaactccttccggttcagtaatgtaaacaccttgatcgtccttgagactaccaagcggtgAGATGGGATTTTTTTGCTAGTAGCTTTTATATCCTTGTACAACCCTGCACACTATcgatatcggtgcagagcttctaTTTGAAGTTAATATTTAGTCAAGTGGTATAAACAGGTTTTGCAAAGTATTTTTCTCACAGGAGTGATGTAGTGAAACAAacaattagtgttttgtttaaaaataacccATGATTATTAATCTACATAGGCCTAGGTTTAGAGTGTCAAGTTTGTATTTtagcaagttttatttatttgttgaattttaccaacattatatgcatttgaaatggATAGGAACTATTTAGATTAATCTAGTGATACAAGAGAGTTGTTAGAAAGTGAACCAGTAAACCATGACAGCGGTAATAAATCTGATTAGGCGTAGTGTAAGATGTCAGTGTCCCAATCGAAACtagatttataattgtaaatttttgtaaatatgtttttataacaattagagATATGTGTTCACAATACAAAGTGTGTttagtagataaataaaatttgattttttcaaagACAAGGAAACTTTTAACATTGCTTCTAACTTTGAAGATATAAAGTTTGACATATAAGAAAACTTATGCTATCCCGTTTACTTGTTATTGGTgacaaattttatgttattgcTAACTCTTGATGTGATATAATACTGTTTCATGTAAGGAATAACAATTGTTGTAATATACGAGTAGTATGTTACCAGGGCaatgtatattttcataaaaaatactctGTTGCAAGTttaatcaataaacaaaaatttttgttaaataagtctatgaaactatattttctgaaactagataaatgaataaataatttttatactgtggaattttaatttagtacaaatataccaCTACTGTAGGTATGGTCCCACCCCCCGAATCAATCCTCTCTTGTTTTCATTATAAGCACAAAATATGAAAacccattattaaatatcttgaTTAATGTTGGGTATATGCTTTCCTAAAAAACTATTTCAACTACCTGGTAAAAGCTAGCCATTGGTCATTTGTTTAGGTATGGAAAATCAGAAAACCCGTGGTTTTGAAAGGGTTTTGGGTGTATATTTAAGCAATTTATAACTCATTCCTACCAAGAAACTACATTTTCTATGTGTATTGTTATAAACGATTGTTATTTTAAGATTtgaaataactttgtttctaggtTCCAAAGTTACTGATATGGCTGATGATGCAGTAGTGGAGAAGAAGCGTGGCCGCAAGGCCGCAGTTGATgtaagcattattattatatttattaaataagaaaaaagctgttttaaagagaaattattaattgttctcacaatatttttgtattaggcATAGCACTCTGTCGTCTCTTAAACATGATAGACCTTCAGTAAGCCATTATATCTATCTCccctaataaatattgtttgtgcactcaatattttttatttgaacactatTTTTGTcactataaaatgtatattgttgtttataaaaaaatgtattttgtttttctaataatgtttatatactgTAAAACTTACATGAATCTGAAGGGGTGTGTTGTCACTCCACAGAAtgtaagtcccgagcacaaatcacaagtacttATAATCACAATCACACGTCACACCATCACAGGCGAAAGTGGATACTGTATCCGTCCCCGGTAGGAAATAAGTCGTGAATTTTTCTTGAACtgggaaaattataaatataaattttctatctccaagaactttaaaatcaaaacataactTGACAGCTTTTTTTGaatcaagaatttattaatctcaaaacattgtattttacgcGATTTAGATAATGAAATTGTCAATGAAGATCAAATTGTCAACATGTTCACGAGCTTCATCTGAGGGTTGCCTCCACTAGTGTATTGGAGTTTATCTTGGGTAGTTCAACTCCTGTGCCGCGGCAAGCCCCCTCCCCCCAAAAAACATGTAACAATgcattggataatttaaaatcagCTGACCGTTCCGGACTTCGGCACTAAATGAGTGATATGCATTCAGAGGCAGTGACCGCGATACAAACGGGTTTTATGTATTTAACCCTCCAGGTGCTGACATCGCGTAGCGCGATGTTAGCGTACCTGTTTCCAGTGCTGACCTCGCGGAGCGCGATGTCAGAAACGCGATCTCTTTAAACCACGCTAGTGGCTATATATTACGGAATATCACgaactattttatatagtattaaactagaagaaatgcGGAACTCGTTATACTCTATGGAGCACGTCTTTGCTCAAAGACCGGCGCTATACGACAGCTGTTTCTAAGCGTATGTTTATTTCCAAGTCATACGGTTTCGGTCGTTCTGTTTATTGCTGTTCCGTCGTTGTTTGCATCATACCTTTGGTGTTGTAGTTgactattactgttttatattgtgttttattgtaaaaatgagtgaattaaGTAGGTCTAGTGCAATAAGGAATGTGTTGGACGAACTGGATGAACTATCAGACATTGAAAGTGACAGTAACACTTCTGATTATCGTTTTACAATTTATCGTTTTTTGCTCTGAGTGAATTCTGTCAATATGTAAACCCATAAGATGTATATACTTttgggttcattattaaattacctacaacttgtatatcttggatttttattttcataactttggtgaaatgatatctaagctcaaagtgaaaaaataaaaactttttttttttttttgtcaagatttacattcagcaatattttaccatgtaaaggtaagtcatataagtattattatcatattctgtgatctttcctgaaaataatgatatataatatgtagtatttacattaaggtaacagtatataaaaaaaaactttctaaacgcttgcaaacatactgaaaaatgCCCAGCACTTAAGGCAGTTCTAAccagcacttggagggttaagcATTGTTCAGTCGTCAAAGTGCGGCTATAAACAGGCTTAATACTTCGGTTCGTTGAGTAATATATGTTTAACGGTTTGAAAAACCCGGTTTTTTAGTTCACCAGaatttcaattgaatttttaccAGGCCTGataagataccttttggagaagaaaatgCTATAACAATTAACACCAAGAAAGGCACATTTCCGTCTGACATGTTGCACAGTAAAGACAGAATCTGCTGAGGGCTGAGTGGAAGGAGAAACATTTATTGTGTAGAATTGGAGACAGATAAGTGGCATCGTGTGGTACTTCCCTGCCGCTTATGTCTGTCATGAGTGTTTCCTATATGTAcaacacaaatattaaactttaagtcGCCTCTCTATCCAGCAGTCACCTCCCACCACTTAACACTTGTATCGCGGCCGAGATATCGGCTGGTTTATGAATGATTGATTGCTCCTTGCACACGTTCCGATTGGTCATcagattacataggttaaaaaAAAGACAGTGATGTTATGTTTTGGTATCACAGTCATATCCAAACCTCGATTGAACTGTGTTTACACTGCAAGTTTTGTGTCCGACTGTAAAAAATATGTCTCAATGGGTGCAAGAGCTCTAGCTCTCGCGAGTGCTGGTGCAACCAGTGTCGGACAATTGTTTGCAAGAACTGGAGATCAGTcttgacttttaaaatttcaattacaaacaTTGCCGAGACATCACTGTCATGTGTGAATAGACTTCGTCTTGACACCCAGAACAACCAGTGATACAACTGTAGCAAGTTGTACAATTACCTGCGACAGTTCTCATgagtaaaattgtttatcttGTTCACATTTTGCGACAgcagttgtgcaaattctctcACGACTgtacttgccagtgtaaacgcagctTATCTTGTCTCCAGTCTACAGATGGCAGACTGCTAGCCGCAGTTTCGTCGTCAAAGCGGGATTGGTTGGACAACGGCTGGAAATCCCATAAGTTCTCCAATTAACTATTCACCTTAACGACTTCCCTGCACTCGTGACGATCGGTCGGACGATTCGAACTTatcaaaccaaatagtccaacATGTATAAGGAGCCTTATGTCATGTTGTTTCTTAGTCCATGACTATAATTTAACGAACCACAGCCTTTCATgtgttaatttactttttagttgTGTTTTGTTGTGATGGGGTGATTATATTCTTACGTTATGTTAAAGGCtgacacaaaatatttaggaGCCAGTAATTGATAAATATAACTTCGGTAACTTAACTTCCATAGCAGATAACTTTCTTATGCATTCTTCATGTATTGAGAGCCACGATACTTTTGCGAGACTAATCAGGGCTGCCGCCAATGATGAGAATCTGGAGAAGCGTTCATTACACATGAATTTTGGACTCCAGGAAACAATCATGAATTTTTAGTGTCCCTGGAATTTTAGTAGGGATGGATCATTTCTGATACTCGATACCGGGGCTCTTTGTACTCTATTCCAATaccaacagaagtgcttaaaTACGCTTGAAAACTCACGATTTCACAATATACTACTCATATGGAGAAGCTGAAtcttgaatacaaaaaaaaaatctcaTCCCAGATAACTACTTATTGGCAATACtcaaattcttcttcttctatggggcggcttACTGCTATGCACTTGTAGGGCCTTTTACGCAAGCAAATTACCGATTACTTCGAAGTTCGTCCACTACAGATCTCTGACCTGCAGTGCTGGACTGCAGTGTGCTCCACAGTAGCGCTGCATTGGTATTCATTTGTTGTCTTTGTTTATTCCGTATTGgatatatgtattttctaaacatcacagaaaggaaagttactAGGTATACACTATGATTCGTCGACACATTGAAAGACACAGGGAcaaaaactaaggagcttaaaataggtgatgGCGATAAATCACCACGGAATTTCTCGCATATGACTAGTGACAAAATGCTAGAGCACCacagctttgtggcatttctttAAAATACAGCTGGTGACAATAAACCGTCACCGTTGAACTCGgtgtaagggttaaatacagtataacagttgtttatttagtttgaaaatagactagtgGATCAGAAAATTTTgaccgggaatttgaaaagaggttttgagtggccactcTGATAGAGTGAGATTGCACTTTTATTGATACTTGTTATGACTATTTGTGGCAGAGAAATTTAGGATTTTGTGagattagaacatttttataaattttcatcatTTGAACATTTCATCAGTGActtaaattccaaatttaattgttataagatacactttagttaattttaaaatctaaattttgtataCTCTTTTAATTATATCAATCAGAATTATTAAACTACCTAAAATGGCCAGCATGATTTACCAATCCTCAGTGTAAAGTTCTTGTGGCCCCTTGCTGGCAATTCGacttcaataatatattaacatgcATACATTTTACTACTGATACTAAGAacccattaaaaatttaatgagaaACTGTTATAAAGAAgtataaaatctgtattttatttattagtcaaGGGTCAATATTCCATAGAAGTGATTCAATGATGGTTGCTtgaacactttcaaatatttttattttttaatatgtttttatcatactcataagaggttaaaaaattatttttatagaattttatctTTAACTGTTGATGCGTGGCGGCCATTTTTGTTCATGAGAATCTGGTGATTTTTGGTTTTGTAGACATTAGTGTTAAATTGATCTCTGGATTGGATTATGTGTTGGCCCTTGAAACCAACACTATTCCTTACAGAAAGATCTCTTctacaatatttgttatcttaTTTATAGTTCTAAATGCAAATTTGTATTCCCAAAATAGCCTCCAAAATTTGGTGTTAAAAATTAGGAAATCTAACTATTtggaaacttaaaaaacaaagaaaggatGGTTTATTATagttgaaactttttatttagttaGATGACATAGCTTACTAATATAAAGTAGAGTTTCAGACTTGAAACATGTTTCctaaatgttgtataaattttttaaagtttgaagccCTATATTTGTGGTGGTACctagtataaaatgtgttttttgcacagcatgtacatatatatgataataaaatagtGTAGTAATTTCAACTTTTAGACATAAGAGTCAAAAGATGAAACTAATGATCAATGGTTTATCAAGGTAAAAACCTATAGTAATTCAAATCCTATTGTTATAATAACAAGAGTAATAATACAGAACAAAAAGTTGTGTGGTCTTCATCAATGAGTTAGATCAAGAGACAGGTATACATTctttgtgtttattataaaaatgaaacagttAGGTACACTATTGTTTCATTTGCATACTTAGTGATTATTTGGAGCACAACACTTCAGTTGTTCATGTATTTCTAAATCATGTGacaaagtttataaaagaaacaattcCTAAGGTTGAGAAGTACACTATTGTTTCATTTGCATACTTAGTGATTATTTGGAGCACAACACTTCAGTTGTTCATGTATTTCTAAATCATGTGACAACgtttataaaagaaacaattcCTAGGGTTGAGAAGTACACTATTGTTTCATTTGCATACGTAGTGATTATTTGGAGCACAACACTTCAGTTGTTCATGTATTTCTAAATCATGTGacaaagtttataaaagaaacaattcCTAAGGTTGAGAAGCTggttgtaaaaacataaaaatattttaaaatggtgaagcaactaatttaatttttattcaatcacTTCTTATGCATTGATCCTCATAAGTGTAGTATATAAGTATCTGCATTTAAAGtaatttccaaaagttttaaaaattttgttttctttatttgttatgcTACAACTTAAATGCAATTAAGTGTATAGTTTATCAAGTATAATTAATGTGAAGAGTGCTAAACGAACCTGAGGCGTCAAAAAACTTGTTGGCTAACTCTGATCAATTACACAGCTCTGAAAGGAAACATCCACGGACCTTGTGTTTACTGAAAGAAAGTTGACTTCTAGTAATGTATGCTCTTGAGAAGTTTTAAGGATTAGCAATAACttgtataaatcaataatattctttattagcATACCGGCGACCGCCACAGACCACCACTGGGGAGTGCACGCCATTGTTTGTTTAAAGGTTTAGTGTGGTTCAGCCATTCTCCAGAGCTGGGTGATATTATGTCACTCCTCAGCTAGGCATTGTGTCGTGTTAGTAGACGTTTTGGTTTAAGTTTTTTGCCAAGTGTGGTATGGTCACCGCCGACtgcaaatttttatctttttgtatTGTAAGTAAGCAAATGTTGAGTGGTTACTGagtataaatttagttattagaattttttatttgatcgataATGGATCTTGATCTTCCTGGAACTTCGACACAAAGTGGTCTTCACTCTGGCAATGACAGTAACGATTACGTGCCCCTTCCAAACCGTACTGTGGGTCCTGTGCAAAATTTAGTAGATGATGATTCTGTTGATTTGTCAAGTTAATCCTCCAATGAGTCTTGTATTTCTGACGATGACCCTGACATTGGTTCAATCCCCCCCCCCTGTATGGGCTTTGACTGACAACCTCCGGTTTAAAACCCATTACTTTGGTCCTAGACTTATAGTACCTTGCCCTAACCAAGGTAAACCGAAGGCTCTTATTTTAGGCTCATGCTGGATGGcattttcttagaaaatataaccaaattttcaaatgcatatgcctttaaaatatttagtaaaccaGAACTGACCTCACATTCTCAAATTGACAAATGGAAAGATCTATGAATGGCTGAGTTGTTGCATTTTGTTGGCCTCCTGTTACACACTGGAACTATTAGATTGAATCGTCTCCGGGATTATAGGAAGactgataaattatttaatttacatgctTTCCGCCATGTAATGCCAAGGGAtagattattttgaatattttacaatacttctACTTGCATAATCCAAACCACCAGAAAAGTTTAGTATGGGTAAAATCCAGTTTGTTGTCACCCACTTCAACAACAAAATGAATGATGTGTATTATCCACAGAAAGAGCTTTCATTAGATAAGGCGATTCACTGGCGAGGCCATCTACATTTCCACCAGTACATAAAAGGAAAACGTCACAAGTACGGTGTAAAATTTTACTCACTTACAGAGCACTCTGGATTGATCAAATTTCATGTGTGTGTATGCTGGTTCTCCAGATTGTGGTGTAGGGGGGTAGGTCATACAGAAAAGATTGTATACTATTcagcaaaagaaaaatttaataatgaccACTCCATTTTCATGGATAACTTTTACAACAGTTATTCACTGGTCTCAAAGCTCCTTGCACAGAATACGTATTGCACCAGGACTTTGCGTCTCGACAGAAAAAATGTCCCAAATGAGATACAGACTGCCAACCTAAAGAAAGGTGAGACTGTGGGGATGTATGGGAATAGTGTCATGATAGGAAAGTGGCGTGACAAGTGTGTTGTGACCTATATAAACACTGAATTTGAGAATAAAATGGTGGACTTCACCAAACATAATactgtaacaaaaaaaaccaCTTCCCATCATACAGTATAACGCATACATGAGTGATGTAGATGAGGCTGACCAATTACTTTCATACTACCCTCGTGAACGTAAAACAATGCGCTGGCACAAAAAAGCTTTCGTTCaaattcttcaaatgattttacttAACGCGCACAATCTGCACAACAAATATCAGCGGAAAATGAATTTAGACTTGGAAATCATTCGATCACTCTTGCCACTTATGGACGGACCTGTCGAGAGCCCAGCTCAAAAAAGGGCGCAACTTGATATTCACAAAATCCAAAAAAGTTGAAGTTGTACATCAGAATAGAACATTGCTAAtagaatacaaagaaaaaatagACATACCTGTTGCCAGACCAAGTGGAACAAGAAAACTGTGGTACTGTGCAACTTTCCCAGATCAGCCTGGCCTGTGCTTTGGCATATGCTTGGATGAGTAAGAAACAAACCGTGTGTAAATGAGTAAAACTTTTAGTAAACTAAGTGCTGTTGAACATATACGTTAGTTCAGTGAATACTAGGAATAGTTACAAGGATAGTGACAGATTGTGTAGCGGTCAGGATTACGCTGTGGCGCTAGCGCTATACATAGCAGCATACTCATGGTGCATTGTGGTCACCGGTGACCGTCAAATTCAAACCGGAAATTTCATAGAAAGAAATTACTGGAGACCGATTCTAATCACCTTTTCTGTATATTACTGTTAAAACGTAAGTTTtcatgcaataaaattatttcaggtatttagtaagttttaaaatattgttaccgcagtcaatgtgttaacaaTGTGTCTTTGAGAAATGCAATAGTGTCATACATGTTAATACAATATTAGGTGAGTTAAGTGAAACAAGTCTTCGACAGGATTCCTTCTAGGGTGTGTTTTGTAAGCCCTGGGCACAAGTTTTGAATTTATCCATGCTGTAGTAACCAGTTTTGTAACCTTGGTTTTATGTACAAGGAGTCCTCTCTTCTGAGTTCAGTAGGTGGTGAGAGTAACTTGAATAGTATGAATTTAGCATAGGAGGGTTTCATATGCATTTCTTGTTTGGTTGTTAAGAAAATTATCAAGTCTGTTTAAGTTCTGCCCTGAAGCATACAAAATGGTTTCTAGGATGTAAATTGTTGGTACTGTCAAGATTTAGAGACTTTTGTGAGTTTGTCTACaactattttaaagtttcagTCCTGCCTTAGTCCTTCAGGGATGCTTCTGTAGACTGAAGactattatttaatgaattaccTCATAGGATTTTCATTCCATCTTAACCCAAAACGCTCAATTAAcctcataattttaaattctaaaatttggcAAACTCATAGTAAGTgctgagatttaaaaaaaatacaaaaattaaactgttatttcCAACCATTTCTGAAAAACGTTTTGTAAAGGTTCCAAAAAGATGTTAAGTTTCCTGAACTCACATTTCTATAATTGGTCTAGGAGCTTTTCTGATTGACCTACAGAGCTAGGTGTTATTTTACAGcactttttgttttctttccaatgaaaaataacaaaactttggttatatataatgaaaaatattttgtcaaaacgCATACAAAGCCTTTAAAgaaatttgtatggttttttcaAAGCttaattgatttaaatgttcTACTTCgataatttgaaatttgcaaagttatgtaataaataagtattgttatatatagcatagtaaaatataaatataggatGAGAATGGGATTatggtaaaaaaatttaacacttgTTTTTTCACAAGTAGCTTATTTTGACTGAATCATAATTCTTATcttaaaaaacattggtattttttatttaagagtttACATAGCAGAAAGTACATAGTTTGAAGTAGGCTATTATATGTcgttcaaaaatatatgttaataaattgttACCGTTGTGAATTTACTGACATATAGTATATAGCAATTAGAAAAAAAAAGGTGGTTATGTCTTTTTGGTGAGGTTTTTGAAACTTTATATAGCTGTTTCAGAAAcagtttaagataaaaatttaatatttagtatttcttTTAGTTATAGTACTCATTATGAGTATATCAAACTTTAGCAAAATCTAAAATGGTGAGGTAAAATTTGTATCTAAAGTGTGTTGATATGACACGGAATGACTCCATGGTTACCCATAGCTTTAGCAGTACTAATAGTATTGAttctttttaatagaaaaattcaGTACTTAATTTATGGCAGAGAGAGACAATATGAGAATTTCATGATAGGCAGTTATTAATGGACACCAAGATGTTTCATTGATTCAGACAGTGTGAGCTTAGTTGGGTCTTATACTGCATTCATGTGTCATCCTAAggtcaaatttagtttttaccatAGTAGAGCTTTTCAAGGTATTAATACTGTGATCCCAGTTATACCTGTTTTATCAATTTTTCgtaagaaattatttacaaattttaggaTGGACCAGCTAAGAAGAAGGAAAAGAAGGAGGTGAAAGAAAGTGGAGCCACTCCTGCGAAGAGAGGGCGGGGCAGACCAAAGGGCACTGGCAAGAAAGCTGCAGGAAAACCTAAGGTAATTAAGCACATCACTTATAAGTATTACGTTATTTatgttagaaattaattttattacctgATTACTTTATTAACTTTGTGTATAGGGTTTCGGACATCATTAGTTTATTGCTTAG
The Homalodisca vitripennis isolate AUS2020 chromosome 1, UT_GWSS_2.1, whole genome shotgun sequence DNA segment above includes these coding regions:
- the LOC124368590 gene encoding chromosomal protein D1-like, with protein sequence MADDAVVEKKRGRKAAVDDGPAKKKEKKEVKESGATPAKRGRGRPKGTGKKAAGKPKAKSTPGKGRGRPKKTEKKADSAEEEEEENDEEN